GTGGGTGGCAGAACATCCAACTAAATTAAATTCCCCTAATCAACACAATCCATACTAGacgaataaaatatttttgaattggtCTTATCTCCAGTCGATGTGGAACTTCCAACACATTCCCTCACAtcgaggtatattcatctcgtaCGTGGGACTAGAAATTATTGGATTATCCGTTAGTTGTCCGATAGTAGGTGaaacaaaatatcaaagaaATTTCGCTAAGATAAACTCTAATTTGGTtctaataccatgttagaaaTAGACTTTAAGTCTAGTTCAATGTcacaaaaccgacttgtaagATGATGAttacactcacttatatattgtgaattgaccttatATACTTCTTAGATTAGAATATCATAAGTtactttttgtaattaataataataagttaaaattttatccCAACAATTAAACAATGTTAAACTACGTATTTTCAATACATAAGATATTATACATTAAAATCCTCCAATTATAATATTGGATgttaaaaccaaaaaaaaaaaattatatttgataaaacaaacaacatatACATCAGTAAGCTCACATTTCACAATCAAATGAACAAATAGAAGCatgaatataattaattaagattAATACACAAAAGTTACACAAAGaggaaaagaaatgtataaatttattcaaatattattatcataaacaAATAACGTTACACGATATATtagcaaaaaaattaaaaacctaaaTAATTGAAAGCtgaatttgtaaaaatagtCTTATCCCATCGGCGGAACATGGTTATGACTAAGGGGAGTCATGATTTCCCCAAaaatcttcaattttattttttacatgtatttaattatatatatatatatatatatatatatatattatattatacaaaatttcaaaaagtctttaattatattatatatacattatatactattatattatattatattttatatatatatatatatatttatttatttattaagttttgaaatttttttatcattttgtttatatatatatattatttatttatgtatttttattgtttaaaaaataaaataaaaattaatttgatggatgCTCGTTAATAAAAAGGAataggattttatttttgtacataagATTTTTTCTCAGTAAGTCATCAATGAAGtatgaaagtaaaaagatagataaaaaaataatcgaGGGAAGAGATTGAAGAACACATAGATTGATGAATATATTATCACAATATATCTCATCAATCAAGATTAATATTgtattatgatttatgtgtatcttaaatttatgattctcttATTCCTCTTACAATGTTATTTTCAACTTAAGTTTTCTccaaattagtatgaaccctaatcaagattttaggaattcttttatgaaattggcatGAACCTTGATTATAGTTTTCCTCatattagtataattataaattatgaaatttagggattttgtattttcagtttaaagttgtaaaaattttatgaatgtaTTTGAGTTgcattacaaattttgttattcataataaattatttgaatagtCTTAAATTGgaatagaaaggaaaaatattagaaattgaaaaatacaTCCGATCGAtgtgagaaaataatttaagtagaagaaatgaaaagtttatttatttatttaaaaaataataatttatatataaaaaattttaatttgacacCATTACAATTTTTATCCAAGTTTCGTCATTGCTCAGGCCAATGGACTAGCCCAAAAAAACTTGGAAAATAAGTTGTGGTAGAATTAAATGAcgaactatttttattatatgactcatttgaaatagtATGATAGGCCcaaatgttatttaataaaatataatggtctattagttattataaaaagtCAAAATACAATGAAATAAAGATCAAGTTCAACCccccaacttgatggacgttatCTTGTAAAAGGTTATTAGGGTTTTGTCTATAGTCATAAGCTTCTTTTACAGTAAGCCATCAAAGAAAAAGAGTGtgagaataaaaagaaagacaaaaaaaagagatagatcgaaaaaaatgagatttaaaaataaatattgaagaATATGATTGAAGAACATATTCTTATTGAATATCTCATTAAATGGttatatacataaatatgtgagaatcatgaatcttaaaattctataatagttttctacaataaattattatatcattaaaactacaaaattaatttacaatatCAAGATAAAAAAGTCATAGTAGgttattttgaagaaaaatattttctacctatagtttaaatgaatttaggtttaattttttaaaacacgtCAAAACAGTTCTTTTATCCAACACTatacaaacttttttaataatccATCAACTTAACCGGACCAATATGTATAACGACTCTACTTAATCCATCACCTTAAgtcattcaaataaaaaacatttgcTTAGCTTTAAAATACAaggacatttaaaatatataaattttataaacactCTTGATGTTgatgtaatataaaatttaaatttccagTATTAAATAAGATTTCGAGTTATAAGAATTCTTTTAAGTCTTAAAGATCTAATGcgtaaactaaaaataattaaaactaagacttttataaaattcatatactAAGATAAAtgctaaaaaaatcataaaaataagtagcatagtaaaaattattaagaacTTATAGTGTAAATATGAGTTATTgaattatcatatttattttaaagttaaatatgtttttaaatctttaaattttaatgtgaaattagaatttgtttatattcactacaagaaaatgcttcattagtaactaattttagtgataaaaaactattagttactataattattaatttagatacaaatttacaaagtaaaaaaatgattggttactaaaataatttatattatgaataaaaaattataattggtcactaaattggtttttaaaattagctaccatagttttggttaccaaagaaaattggtcactaaaaattagttacCTAAGTTTTGGCTATCAACATAActagttactaaattggtctctaattaattagtgacaaatttagtgaccaattataatttgttatttatattagtaactatactaattaataaattttaattttgtaaattgatatctaaattggtcagactaacaacttttagttataagacattttcttgtagtgattctaaattttgaaattttgataatttaatttttaaatttaaaatttaaatagagatggtctttaaattattttaacgtgTATAATGTGTTAGAttgatgtttaaattatttaaaccgtttaatacattttaatttaaatataaatctgaaacattatttgacatatgtaaaataaatttaatatcattatattaaaatagctatattcatatttttaaaatttaaaataaaaaatatattaaaatttaaaacgataagaaattctaattttatgtctaaataaaaaaattctaaattaaaaaaaatacaaaatatttaaccctttgttttttttttctagactCGTACCAAAAAGATTCATTTGTACGAAACTTTAACCAAATAAAGAAAAGTTTCATTCACCTATGTCTATGCAAGTTCTTTTCCTCcttgcatttattagataacgTATCTCCTATATACGTcaaccattattattattatttgtcatATATTAGAAATTCAGAACCCTGTCTTTATTTCCTCAACTGTGTCGGTATAGCAAACAAAATGTTGGGTGGGTTAGGGTTATGGGTTTTATTTTGTAACTCTGTGAAATGGGGGACTCAAAATGCCATTGcctctttctatatatttttgttgatattgCTGTCTGTTGCGAAATTAACATTTGTATTGGTCAGGAACTAAAATTaggataaattattttacttctttgcatttatatatttacgacttatctcttttatattttattttaactaaatccTTTTccaatttgaattaaaattaaaaagttctTACACAATTAGTTTGGttagttaataaatattaaattaaagttaatttaaggaaaaatgagatattttaattttttcatttggtCCAAATTTTGAATAGCTCAGAATGGAAAAGtagttatttttaagtatttaatacgCTCAAAAGTTGggatttgaattaaataataaaaatattaatacaaaacttaaacaaaataacattatttataagTTATAACAATGGTAGAGAAATTTCATGTCacgagaatatatatatatatatatatatatatatatatatatatatatatatatatatatatatatatatatatatatatatatatatatatatatataaacgctGTGTCCTGAATACCTCTGCCTAGATGGGAACACATTTgagtaatatttttcatttgagaAAACCCATATCTACAAgtccattaatttaaaaaattaaagatttatcTTTCTACTAAGTTTAAGTCAAATATATCTGtataatatttgaaagttagaattaatatgaataaatattttctgtTTTGCTTTATATATAGATTTTGAGTTTAATAATGTAGTTATTGGTATAATTTcttacatgaaataaaaaaaatacttagtaTAACTTTTACACTAAAGTAAtcgtaaataatattttttttcaaaaaacaaaattgccGTTCTGCTGAGTTTATTTCACATTATCCAGTGGACATTGCCAATTTTGATTACAATGTATTCTGTCTTTGTAATTTCGGAGTTGATTCAGATAAATTTGAAGAGAGAACAAAAAATGGAAAggattttgaatttatacataatgtaatttgtataatttttatattataactcTCTAGATCTTTATTCTAAATCTGTGTATGAAGTATGCAcagaaaagtttttttaaagcATGTCTTTTGCTAATATTCATTAATTAGTGATCATCGTTtagaaaagaaagtaaaattgttaaaatatgagCACATAGGTGTACAATATTACTGAGCAGAGGTATATATAATGTTCTAGGAGGGTGTTGAGATATTGCTGTATAGCCAGCCACCTTCCACATGAAATTCAAACGGATCCGAGGCCATAGCAGAATCAAACATAGGGACATTGATGTCAGATAAAGGATCGTAACTGTTACCAATGCTCAACAATCGCTCCTTTTCTTCTCTAATCTCTGAGATCCGTGTTTTTATCGAATCCAACTGTGCCTTCAGTTCCTCGATCATCTTCTGTAACTCATAAATAACTCCAGCACTCCCATAAACTGGATCTCTAACCCTTGCTATGGCCTCGTACACCATGGATTTAACTGCATCACCTCTCTTTGCTTCCTCAACCCTctacaacaacaaacaatacgCATATTTTAGTTAAAGAAACTAATTAGATAAACCTTTTGCTACGAACAAAATGGATGCATCATTATATATATCTCACCTGAATAATTTTGACAACGTTTTTAGCACCGAACACTCTATGCACTAGAGCAAAATTCTCAACTTCATCGGTTGGGAAATACGGAGCGAGTACGCACTTACTCTCACATCTGCGGCGTAACATTCTGCAAGCTGCGCAAGGTTGAAGTTGCATACTCGTCTTTGCCTCATCAGCATGGAAAGGTGCCATGaagaaatattattagtgtCATAACTCAGTATAATCAAGGTTA
This portion of the Vigna unguiculata cultivar IT97K-499-35 chromosome 6, ASM411807v1, whole genome shotgun sequence genome encodes:
- the LOC114188553 gene encoding LOB domain-containing protein 1-like, which encodes MAPFHADEAKTSMQLQPCAACRMLRRRCESKCVLAPYFPTDEVENFALVHRVFGAKNVVKIIQRVEEAKRGDAVKSMVYEAIARVRDPVYGSAGVIYELQKMIEELKAQLDSIKTRISEIREEKERLLSIGNSYDPLSDINVPMFDSAMASDPFEFHVEGGWLYSNISTPS